A region from the Pirellulales bacterium genome encodes:
- a CDS encoding TIM barrel protein encodes MRLGLQMVEGHATAAVELSALREEELPPLVGSLDDLDLADFRYISLHAPSKLKAMSESEVVRLLRPVAERGWPVIVHPDVIGDFDEWRTLGDRLCIENMDKRKRTGRTAGELASFFRELPDATLCFDIGHARQIDPTMCEADAILRQFGGRLRQIHLSLVNSQGGHEPLNYESMLAFRRVSHLLPKDVPIILETPVAAARIENELEKVGWLIE; translated from the coding sequence GTGCGGCTGGGCCTGCAGATGGTCGAGGGGCACGCCACGGCGGCCGTCGAACTTTCGGCACTGCGCGAAGAAGAGCTCCCGCCGCTGGTCGGCTCGCTGGACGACCTCGATCTTGCCGACTTCCGCTACATTTCGCTTCACGCGCCCAGCAAGCTGAAGGCGATGTCGGAGAGCGAGGTGGTGCGGTTGCTGCGCCCGGTTGCCGAACGCGGCTGGCCCGTTATCGTTCATCCCGACGTCATCGGCGACTTCGACGAGTGGCGCACGCTCGGCGACCGGCTGTGCATCGAAAACATGGACAAGCGGAAGCGCACGGGGCGGACGGCAGGCGAGCTGGCGTCGTTCTTCAGGGAATTGCCCGACGCGACGCTGTGTTTCGACATCGGCCACGCGCGGCAGATCGATCCGACCATGTGCGAGGCCGACGCCATCCTGCGGCAGTTCGGCGGGCGGCTCCGGCAAATCCACCTGAGCCTGGTCAACTCGCAAGGCGGGCATGAGCCGTTGAACTACGAGAGCATGCTCGCCTTCCGCCGAGTGTCCCACCTCTTGCCCAAAGATGTTCCGATCATCCTCGAAACGCCCGTCGCGGCGGCGCGGATCGAGAACGAGCTCGAAAAGGTCGGCTGGCTGATCGAGTGA
- a CDS encoding helix-turn-helix transcriptional regulator has protein sequence MPPDYPFSPDYAVPPGATLKETLETKGISQAELSLRTGLAEKTISQIINGVAPITYNTAEKLELALGVPARFWINRELVYRAARPSGSPRRTR, from the coding sequence ATGCCACCCGACTACCCCTTTTCGCCGGATTATGCCGTGCCGCCCGGAGCCACGCTCAAGGAAACGCTCGAAACGAAGGGAATTTCGCAGGCCGAGCTTTCCTTGCGAACCGGGCTGGCTGAAAAGACCATCAGCCAGATCATTAACGGCGTCGCCCCAATCACGTACAACACCGCCGAGAAGTTAGAACTAGCGCTCGGTGTCCCGGCACGCTTTTGGATCAACCGCGAGCTGGTTTATCGAGCGGCGCGACCTAGCGGTTCGCCAAGGAGAACACGCTAA